Proteins encoded in a region of the Mucilaginibacter sabulilitoris genome:
- a CDS encoding transposase, which translates to MAHVKKEPGHQNIYVLDRGLQSTRTMKTFSESELNFICRSKENRKFEWVESLITEGQNMDMGGSILLRDSIVRLYTGMPIANKRGNKHYREVQVDRPFRLVVVKSKSDDGKEYWLLTNEFDLSAKDIAQAYRRRWDMEVFFRFLKQELNVSHLVSLNKNGLQVMLYMTLITSMLVLIYKKGNKQGYKTSKRRFAMEVRDLAIALIVVQCGGDPGLFFKT; encoded by the coding sequence ATGGCGCACGTAAAGAAAGAACCCGGGCATCAAAATATCTATGTACTGGACAGGGGGCTTCAATCTACCCGGACAATGAAAACTTTCAGTGAAAGTGAGCTAAACTTCATCTGTCGTTCAAAGGAGAACAGAAAGTTCGAATGGGTAGAATCGCTGATCACTGAAGGGCAGAACATGGATATGGGGGGATCCATTTTGCTTAGAGATAGCATTGTCCGGCTCTATACAGGTATGCCTATAGCCAACAAGCGGGGGAATAAACATTACAGAGAGGTACAGGTGGATCGTCCTTTTCGCCTGGTTGTCGTAAAAAGTAAATCCGATGATGGTAAAGAGTACTGGCTGTTAACCAATGAGTTCGACTTATCAGCCAAAGACATCGCCCAAGCCTACCGCAGGCGTTGGGACATGGAGGTTTTTTTTCGGTTCCTCAAACAAGAACTCAACGTGAGCCACCTGGTTTCGCTAAATAAAAACGGTCTACAGGTTATGTTATATATGACATTGATAACCAGTATGCTGGTATTGATCTACAAAAAGGGGAATAAACAGGGTTATAAAACTTCTAAAAGACGATTTGCTATGGAAGTCAGAGACTTGGCCATTGCTTTAATTGTTGTACAATGTGGTGGTGATCCCGGCCTCTTTTTTAAGACATAA
- a CDS encoding M48 family metallopeptidase: protein MKKIKPVIALIFIMALYSCSTVPLTGRKQLSLVGDAEVNQSAAASYKQLLSDPKTKVINTGTDAQRVKRIGNNLAVAIESYLKQNGYGDQYNFQWEFNLIQSSEVNAWCMPGGKVAVYSGLLPVANTDAYLAVVMGHEIGHAIARHSAERISKQMVVEGVGTGVGVATNTKSAGTQTVINQLYGVGGQLLLLKYSRDQESEADRLGLTFMAMAGYDPHNAITFWQRMSAQNKGEAPPELLSTHPADATRIANIQNLIPEAMKYYKK, encoded by the coding sequence ATGAAAAAAATCAAACCTGTTATTGCCCTGATATTCATCATGGCATTGTATTCCTGTTCAACTGTCCCGCTAACAGGACGTAAGCAATTAAGCCTTGTTGGCGATGCCGAAGTAAACCAATCTGCAGCGGCAAGCTACAAGCAATTACTGTCAGACCCTAAAACAAAAGTTATCAATACTGGTACCGATGCCCAGCGCGTTAAAAGAATTGGTAACAACCTTGCGGTTGCAATTGAAAGTTATTTAAAACAAAATGGTTATGGCGACCAATATAATTTCCAGTGGGAATTTAACCTGATTCAAAGCAGCGAAGTTAATGCCTGGTGTATGCCCGGTGGCAAAGTTGCCGTATATAGCGGCTTGTTGCCGGTAGCCAATACGGATGCTTACCTGGCCGTTGTTATGGGACATGAAATTGGTCATGCCATTGCGAGGCACTCTGCCGAGCGTATTTCAAAACAAATGGTAGTTGAAGGCGTGGGCACTGGTGTAGGGGTAGCTACTAATACTAAATCTGCCGGTACACAAACTGTAATAAATCAGTTGTATGGCGTTGGCGGCCAATTGTTATTATTAAAATACTCACGCGACCAGGAATCTGAAGCCGACCGTTTAGGGCTTACCTTTATGGCCATGGCCGGTTACGATCCGCATAATGCTATAACATTCTGGCAGCGTATGTCTGCTCAAAATAAAGGAGAAGCTCCACCTGAACTTTTAAGTACGCACCCTGCCGACGCAACCCGCATAGCCAACATTCAAAACCTTATACCCGAGGCAATGAAATATTATAAGAAATAG
- a CDS encoding anthranilate synthase component I family protein translates to MIIPVNDLPVFKQKVLQWASSFDAISYLDSNGFNDPYGKFDTMIAMGARNELTATAGDAFNQLETFRQHNPGWITGFLGYDLKNETEQLTSLNPDKLQFPDLYFFAPEHVIVINGNQAEIISNTPELILNNIERQELVAYKPGPSINLQSRFSKHEYINAVTSIQEHINRGDIYVTNFCQEFFAEHAHIDPLAIFTQLNKVSPNPFSTFFKWKDNYILGASPERFLAKRGSKLISQPIKGTAKRGADTKTDDAIKQQLRNHPKELQENVMIVDLVRNDLTRSAKQGTVKTEDLFGIYSFQYVHQMISTVVCEIQDELSPIQAIKNTFPMGSMTGAPKISSMRLMEQYERSKRGMYSGAIGYLSPDNDFDFNVVIRTLLYNSVDGYLSFHAGSAITYHANAENEYEECLLKAQAVVEVLGGLK, encoded by the coding sequence GTGATTATACCAGTTAATGATTTGCCTGTTTTTAAGCAAAAAGTCCTGCAATGGGCATCGTCGTTTGATGCCATAAGCTACCTTGACTCCAATGGCTTTAATGATCCTTATGGTAAGTTTGATACAATGATTGCGATGGGTGCCAGGAACGAGCTGACCGCCACGGCAGGGGATGCGTTTAATCAACTGGAGACCTTCCGGCAGCACAATCCGGGATGGATAACCGGTTTTTTAGGTTACGATCTGAAGAATGAAACAGAACAACTAACTTCACTAAACCCCGATAAGTTGCAATTTCCGGATCTGTATTTTTTTGCTCCCGAACACGTTATTGTTATTAACGGTAATCAAGCGGAAATAATAAGCAATACTCCTGAGCTAATTTTAAATAATATTGAGCGCCAGGAATTAGTTGCCTACAAGCCCGGGCCATCCATAAACTTGCAGTCACGATTTAGCAAACATGAATATATTAACGCGGTAACCAGCATACAGGAGCACATTAATCGCGGCGATATATATGTAACCAATTTTTGCCAGGAGTTTTTTGCCGAGCATGCCCATATCGACCCGTTAGCCATATTTACCCAACTCAATAAGGTTTCGCCCAATCCGTTTAGCACTTTTTTTAAGTGGAAAGATAATTATATACTTGGCGCATCGCCCGAGCGTTTTTTGGCTAAACGCGGCAGCAAGTTAATATCACAGCCCATTAAAGGCACCGCCAAAAGAGGTGCAGACACCAAAACAGACGATGCAATAAAACAACAACTGCGCAACCATCCAAAAGAACTGCAGGAAAACGTAATGATTGTTGACCTTGTCCGGAACGATCTTACCCGCTCGGCCAAACAGGGTACGGTTAAAACCGAAGACCTTTTTGGCATTTACAGTTTTCAATATGTACATCAGATGATTTCGACAGTGGTGTGTGAAATTCAGGATGAACTATCGCCTATTCAAGCTATTAAAAATACTTTCCCCATGGGCAGCATGACAGGGGCGCCAAAGATCAGCTCTATGCGCTTAATGGAACAATACGAGCGCAGCAAACGCGGCATGTACTCAGGCGCTATAGGTTATTTAAGTCCGGATAATGATTTTGATTTTAATGTGGTGATCCGCACCTTGCTTTATAATTCAGTTGATGGTTACTTGTCATTCCATGCGGGCAGCGCCATAACTTATCACGCCAATGCCGAAAATGAGTACGAAGAATGCCTGCTTAAAGCACAGGCTGTTGTAGAAGTTTTGGGTGGGCTGAAGTAA
- the plsY gene encoding glycerol-3-phosphate 1-O-acyltransferase PlsY — MITVYSVSALILAYLCGSIPTAVWIGLAFYDIDVREYGSGNAGATNTFRVLGKKAGIPVMMLDILKGWTATNLAYFIGVSTTGPYNSVAYTNYALALGVAAVMGHLFPIFAGFRGGKGVATLFGMILAIHFHAALLCVVVFVLVLLITRYVSLSSIAAAFTYPIGVSFIFPTSIRSVVIYGMCICLLILVTHQKNIERLLKGKESKVNFFKKKAA, encoded by the coding sequence ATGATAACCGTTTATTCAGTTTCAGCACTCATATTGGCCTACCTCTGCGGATCTATACCTACTGCCGTTTGGATAGGTCTGGCTTTTTATGATATTGATGTGAGAGAGTATGGCAGCGGTAATGCCGGCGCTACCAATACTTTCAGGGTGTTGGGAAAAAAGGCCGGTATACCGGTAATGATGCTCGATATTTTAAAAGGATGGACAGCTACAAACCTTGCTTATTTTATAGGAGTATCAACCACAGGTCCGTATAATTCGGTTGCTTATACCAATTACGCGCTGGCGTTGGGCGTAGCGGCTGTAATGGGCCACTTGTTCCCGATTTTTGCCGGTTTTAGAGGTGGCAAAGGCGTTGCCACTTTATTTGGAATGATTTTGGCTATTCATTTTCATGCCGCGTTATTATGCGTAGTGGTATTTGTATTGGTGCTTTTAATAACAAGGTATGTATCGCTCAGCTCAATTGCAGCAGCCTTTACATATCCTATAGGGGTCTCGTTTATTTTCCCCACGTCTATCAGGTCGGTGGTAATTTATGGTATGTGTATATGCCTGCTGATACTTGTAACACATCAAAAGAATATCGAACGCTTACTAAAAGGCAAAGAATCGAAAGTTAATTTTTTTAAGAAAAAAGCTGCCTGA
- a CDS encoding lysylphosphatidylglycerol synthase transmembrane domain-containing protein, translating into MTEDEIIDEGAEHKTWKGKLWGVIKVILIIVVTGGLLYWVFSKVPFAKIKFRLAHANRAWLTAAILCYVGSMLFSSWRLLSFFKSIGLKLDWRFNLRLYFLGLCYNVLLPGGIGGDGYKIYLLHKTYKLPTKKVFWAILFDRLSGFWAIGAIVVGLIILIPSFPYHLAIPLSIVSVGSVIYYFIARKFFRDYTHNFFSGHLKAIGVQSMQLLAIVCLLLAQDFNGKFAPYLLSFLFSSLAAVIPFSLGGGGIRDALFLTLARQFNLTEDMAVYLSFGFYLISIIVALIGIYYVIRPKRLERGLQKPSEFSLENQQ; encoded by the coding sequence ATGACAGAAGACGAAATAATTGACGAAGGTGCCGAGCATAAAACCTGGAAGGGTAAGCTTTGGGGCGTTATAAAAGTTATACTAATAATTGTTGTTACCGGTGGCCTGTTATACTGGGTTTTTAGCAAAGTGCCGTTTGCTAAAATAAAATTTCGCCTTGCGCATGCTAACCGTGCCTGGCTGACTGCAGCTATTCTTTGTTACGTGGGCTCAATGCTGTTTTCGTCATGGCGTTTACTTAGCTTCTTTAAATCTATTGGTCTTAAGCTTGATTGGCGTTTTAACCTCCGCTTGTATTTTTTAGGCTTGTGTTATAACGTATTATTACCCGGTGGCATAGGCGGCGATGGTTATAAAATTTACTTACTGCATAAAACCTATAAATTACCCACCAAAAAAGTTTTCTGGGCTATTTTGTTTGATAGACTAAGCGGCTTTTGGGCTATTGGCGCTATTGTGGTTGGCCTTATTATTTTAATTCCGAGTTTCCCGTATCATTTAGCAATTCCGCTAAGTATAGTTTCGGTGGGGTCTGTAATTTATTATTTTATTGCACGTAAATTTTTCAGGGATTATACCCATAATTTTTTCTCCGGCCATCTGAAAGCTATTGGTGTACAAAGTATGCAATTACTTGCCATTGTATGCTTGCTGCTTGCCCAGGATTTTAACGGCAAGTTTGCGCCTTACCTGTTATCATTTCTCTTCTCTTCATTAGCAGCAGTTATTCCGTTTAGTTTAGGCGGTGGCGGCATCAGAGATGCGCTTTTTTTAACCCTGGCACGTCAGTTTAATCTTACCGAAGATATGGCTGTTTACTTGAGCTTTGGCTTTTACCTCATCTCAATTATTGTTGCTTTAATTGGTATATATTATGTGATACGCCCAAAACGCCTTGAGCGGGGATTGCAAAAACCATCGGAATTTTCATTGGAAAATCAGCAATAA
- the nadC gene encoding carboxylating nicotinate-nucleotide diphosphorylase: protein MDKELIHHFIVEALKEDVGDGDHTSLSTIPAGTTGKAKLLVKDEGILAGVELAAEIFNVVNAGLKLNVFLNDGAVVKPKDIAFEVEGSAQSILIAERLVLNCMQRMSGIATKTREIVDLLKDTNTKVLDTRKTTPGLRYLEKWAVRIGGGVNHRFGLYDMILIKDNHVDYAGGIRQAIENANQYLANNNKKLAIEIEVRNLEELDQVLQTGHVNRILLDNFNFDNLRQAVNIIQGRFITEASGGITVDNIREYADCGVDYISVGALTHSVKSLDLSLKAV from the coding sequence TTGGATAAGGAACTTATACACCATTTTATAGTTGAAGCTTTAAAGGAAGATGTAGGTGATGGCGATCATACCTCATTGTCAACCATTCCGGCCGGCACAACAGGTAAAGCAAAACTTTTAGTAAAGGACGAAGGTATACTGGCCGGAGTTGAGCTGGCTGCCGAAATTTTTAATGTAGTTAATGCCGGACTTAAGCTTAATGTATTTTTAAATGACGGGGCAGTTGTAAAACCCAAAGACATAGCTTTTGAAGTGGAGGGCAGTGCCCAAAGTATTTTGATAGCCGAGCGTTTGGTACTGAATTGTATGCAGCGCATGTCTGGAATTGCTACAAAAACCCGCGAAATAGTTGATCTTTTAAAAGATACCAATACCAAAGTTTTAGATACCCGTAAAACAACCCCAGGCCTGCGTTATCTTGAAAAGTGGGCAGTAAGAATAGGCGGAGGAGTTAACCATCGCTTTGGTTTGTATGACATGATCTTGATTAAGGATAACCACGTTGACTATGCCGGCGGCATAAGGCAGGCCATTGAAAACGCAAACCAGTACCTTGCAAACAATAACAAGAAACTTGCTATAGAAATTGAAGTAAGGAACCTGGAAGAGCTTGACCAGGTTTTGCAAACCGGCCATGTAAACCGTATATTGCTGGATAACTTCAATTTTGACAATCTGAGACAGGCAGTCAATATTATTCAGGGACGTTTCATTACCGAGGCATCGGGAGGCATAACCGTTGATAATATACGGGAGTATGCCGATTGCGGGGTTGATTATATATCAGTTGGTGCATTAACGCATTCTGTAAAAAGTTTAGATTTAAGCCTTAAGGCGGTATAG
- a CDS encoding carbon-nitrogen hydrolase, with amino-acid sequence MSKVKVGLVQMSCTADKQQNLQKAIVKVREAAEKGAQIVCLQELFTSLYFCDVEDYDNFKLAEAIPGPSTDELSKVAAELNVVIIASLFEKRAQGVYHNTTAVLDADGSYLGKYRKMHIPDDPGFYEKFYFTPGDLGYKVFKTKYGKLGVLICWDQWYPEAARITALMGADILFYPTAIGWATTQDEATNIEQYNAWQTIQRSHAVANGIHVVSVNRVGEEAGVKFWGGSFFANPFGAIIHQTSHNEEEVVVQELDLDKSDYYRSHWPFLRDRRIDSYQPITKRLLDED; translated from the coding sequence ATGAGTAAAGTAAAAGTTGGCCTGGTACAAATGAGCTGCACTGCCGATAAGCAGCAGAACTTGCAAAAGGCTATTGTTAAGGTTAGGGAAGCCGCCGAAAAGGGTGCACAAATAGTTTGTTTACAAGAGCTGTTTACCTCGCTTTATTTTTGTGATGTTGAAGATTACGACAACTTTAAGCTGGCCGAAGCCATACCCGGCCCATCAACTGATGAGCTATCAAAGGTAGCTGCCGAGCTTAATGTGGTGATCATTGCCTCGCTGTTTGAAAAACGTGCACAGGGTGTTTACCACAACACTACAGCGGTTTTAGATGCCGACGGAAGTTACCTGGGCAAATACCGTAAAATGCATATCCCCGACGATCCGGGCTTTTACGAAAAATTTTACTTCACTCCCGGCGATCTGGGGTACAAAGTGTTTAAAACCAAATATGGTAAATTAGGCGTACTGATTTGCTGGGACCAATGGTATCCCGAAGCAGCCCGTATCACCGCACTAATGGGTGCCGATATATTGTTTTACCCAACCGCTATTGGCTGGGCTACTACCCAGGACGAGGCTACCAATATTGAGCAATACAATGCATGGCAAACCATACAACGCTCGCACGCTGTAGCCAACGGCATACATGTGGTGAGCGTTAACCGTGTAGGTGAAGAAGCCGGCGTAAAATTCTGGGGGGGATCATTCTTTGCAAACCCTTTTGGCGCGATTATTCACCAAACGTCGCATAATGAGGAAGAGGTAGTAGTACAGGAGCTGGACCTTGACAAATCTGACTATTACAGGAGCCACTGGCCGTTTCTGCGCGACCGCAGGATTGACAGTTACCAGCCAATAACTAAGCGTTTACTGGACGAGGATTAG
- a CDS encoding tetratricopeptide repeat protein — protein MKLSVIVSFLIMSSLETASAQSAYVRMGQQALMDGDFRSAVSHLEKACITDSTNANALWMLGYSYYHSDNYKKSIAAYTRVIAIKPADATAYYYRARAKSYLGKDNQTIPADKELYLLGAIVDLTKAISINSDPNDNKYYQNRGIAYRDYGIFKLQNNSHFYDRARGINSLKASIADLEKVLSDNPGRTDIANLIDQSKGKLLQATTPTVARH, from the coding sequence ATGAAGTTATCGGTTATTGTATCCTTTTTAATAATGTCTTCGCTCGAAACGGCATCGGCACAGAGTGCCTATGTTAGAATGGGGCAACAGGCGCTGATGGATGGCGATTTCCGTTCGGCGGTGTCGCATCTTGAAAAAGCGTGTATCACTGATTCAACCAATGCTAATGCGCTCTGGATGCTGGGTTACTCTTATTATCACAGCGACAATTATAAAAAATCTATTGCTGCTTATACCCGTGTTATAGCCATAAAGCCTGCCGATGCTACAGCCTACTATTACCGGGCACGCGCAAAAAGCTATTTGGGTAAGGATAACCAAACTATCCCTGCCGATAAAGAACTTTACCTGTTAGGGGCAATTGTTGACCTTACCAAAGCTATATCCATTAACAGTGATCCTAACGATAATAAATACTACCAGAACCGTGGTATAGCCTACCGCGATTACGGCATATTTAAGCTACAGAACAATTCTCATTTTTATGACAGGGCAAGGGGTATAAATTCATTAAAAGCCTCAATAGCAGATCTGGAAAAAGTATTAAGTGATAACCCGGGCAGAACAGATATTGCGAACCTGATAGACCAGTCAAAGGGGAAACTGCTTCAGGCAACCACACCTACCGTTGCACGTCATTAA
- a CDS encoding agmatine deiminase family protein, whose translation MSQNISTIQTPASQGFFFPAEWAKHTATWLSWPHKEASWPGKLDTVYPSYIEFIKILTRNELVRINVADEAMKASVTFQLQTASVDMECVELFEFGTNDAWCRDHGPAFVINPETKQKAIIDWGYNAWGGKYPPFDLDDVIPTKIGQHFNLPVFNPGIVMEGGSVDFNGKGTILTTTACLLNKNRNPLLSQDQIETYLHNYYGAEQILWLGDGIVGDDTDGHIDDITRFVNEDTVVTVVEEDKNDENYHILQENLEALKTMRLLNGKQLNIVELPMPEAVIYEDTRLPASYANFYIANSAVIVPTYRSVNDDKACAILQQCFPDHEVIGIDSTDIIWGLGSFHCLSQQEPVI comes from the coding sequence ATGAGCCAAAATATATCTACCATACAAACTCCTGCTTCACAAGGATTTTTTTTTCCTGCCGAATGGGCTAAACATACCGCTACCTGGCTTTCATGGCCGCATAAGGAAGCCTCATGGCCGGGAAAGCTGGACACGGTGTACCCGTCATACATTGAATTTATTAAAATTTTAACCCGTAACGAACTCGTACGCATAAACGTGGCTGACGAGGCAATGAAGGCGTCTGTAACCTTTCAGCTACAAACTGCCAGTGTTGATATGGAATGCGTGGAACTGTTTGAGTTTGGCACTAACGATGCCTGGTGCCGTGATCACGGACCTGCGTTTGTGATCAATCCGGAAACCAAACAAAAAGCCATTATTGACTGGGGGTATAACGCCTGGGGTGGGAAATATCCGCCATTTGACCTCGATGATGTGATTCCTACCAAAATAGGTCAGCATTTTAATTTGCCGGTATTTAACCCCGGTATTGTGATGGAAGGCGGCTCTGTTGATTTTAACGGCAAAGGCACCATCCTTACCACAACAGCATGTCTGCTTAATAAAAACCGAAATCCGCTGTTAAGCCAGGATCAGATAGAAACCTATCTCCACAATTATTATGGCGCCGAGCAAATTTTATGGCTGGGCGATGGCATTGTTGGCGATGATACCGACGGCCATATTGATGATATTACCCGTTTTGTAAACGAGGATACTGTGGTTACCGTAGTTGAAGAAGACAAAAACGACGAAAATTATCATATACTGCAGGAAAACCTGGAAGCCTTAAAAACCATGCGCCTGCTCAACGGCAAGCAGCTTAACATTGTTGAGCTGCCTATGCCCGAAGCGGTGATTTATGAGGATACCCGCTTGCCGGCGTCTTATGCCAATTTTTATATTGCAAATTCGGCCGTGATCGTTCCCACATACCGTTCTGTAAACGACGATAAAGCATGTGCCATATTGCAGCAATGTTTCCCTGACCATGAGGTTATAGGCATTGATTCTACAGATATTATTTGGGGGCTTGGTAGTTTCCATTGCCTGAGCCAACAAGAGCCTGTTATATAA
- a CDS encoding DUF4783 domain-containing protein — MKLIYLPSFIILLLLPCVAMADPIDNVANLIKQGNTKELSKLFASSIEIAIMDNENIYSQTQATLILDRFFSKNKPKTIKLLHKVNSSANYRFGVFILTTESGVYRVAFTLKDADSKLSIIELRIENEKMK, encoded by the coding sequence ATGAAGCTGATTTACCTGCCATCGTTTATTATTTTACTGTTATTGCCGTGTGTTGCGATGGCCGACCCAATTGATAATGTAGCCAATCTTATAAAACAGGGTAATACCAAAGAACTGTCTAAGTTATTTGCATCAAGCATTGAAATTGCCATAATGGATAATGAAAATATCTATTCACAAACTCAGGCTACGCTTATACTCGACCGTTTTTTTTCAAAAAACAAGCCCAAAACCATAAAGTTGCTGCATAAAGTAAATTCCAGTGCCAACTACCGTTTTGGTGTATTTATCCTCACAACCGAAAGCGGCGTGTATCGTGTTGCTTTTACCCTTAAAGACGCAGATAGTAAACTGAGTATCATTGAACTACGTATTGAAAATGAAAAGATGAAATAG
- a CDS encoding YqjF family protein encodes MPKRQFLQAQWKNLVMINYEVDPQILDPYLPPATVLDLWQGKAFVSMVGFMFLDTKVLGIKWPWHVNFEEVNLRFYVRHFNGNGWKRGAVFISEIVPKSIIALIANNLYKEHYRALPMRSSITLTPDNHTGFLYEWKLNGRWNKLGATASNELLAMEPGSAEEFILEHYWGYNKLSRVTTMEYQVEHISWQTGKVKDYVFDADVTALYGEEFKPYLEREPVSAFFAVGSDIKVRMGDKITVELKA; translated from the coding sequence ATGCCCAAACGTCAGTTTTTACAGGCTCAGTGGAAAAATCTGGTCATGATTAACTATGAGGTTGACCCGCAAATACTTGACCCTTACCTGCCACCTGCTACTGTGCTCGATTTGTGGCAGGGCAAGGCATTTGTGAGTATGGTGGGCTTTATGTTTTTAGATACCAAAGTGCTCGGTATTAAATGGCCATGGCATGTAAATTTTGAAGAGGTTAATCTTCGTTTCTATGTAAGGCATTTTAATGGTAACGGATGGAAAAGGGGAGCTGTTTTTATCAGTGAAATTGTGCCTAAAAGCATTATTGCCCTTATTGCCAATAATTTATATAAAGAACATTACCGGGCATTACCCATGCGTAGCTCTATTACCCTTACGCCTGATAACCATACCGGATTTTTATATGAATGGAAATTAAATGGCAGGTGGAACAAGCTTGGTGCCACGGCAAGTAATGAATTATTGGCTATGGAACCGGGCAGTGCCGAGGAGTTTATTTTAGAGCACTACTGGGGATATAATAAACTAAGCCGTGTTACCACAATGGAATACCAGGTTGAGCACATCTCATGGCAAACTGGCAAGGTTAAAGATTATGTTTTTGATGCCGATGTCACCGCATTATATGGGGAAGAGTTTAAACCCTACCTGGAACGTGAACCTGTTTCGGCATTTTTTGCAGTTGGGTCTGATATTAAGGTGCGAATGGGGGATAAGATAACAGTGGAGTTAAAGGCCTGA
- the gpmI gene encoding 2,3-bisphosphoglycerate-independent phosphoglycerate mutase → MENKKKLALIILDGWGYGRNDQSNAILAADTPFVDGLLQQYPNSKLEASGTAVGLPAGQMGNSEVGHMNLGAGRVVYQELGRIHKAVDDNELPTISVLKDAFEYANQKNKNVHLIGLVSDGGVHSHIRHVKGLCDAAKQQDVKNVFIHAFLDGRDTDPKSGLGFITDLEDHIAGTNAKIASAIGRYYAMDRDNRWERVKLAYDLMVNGQGEAAQHITDAIKKSYDEGVTDEFVKPIVKVDINGNPLAVIKDGDVVICFNFRTDRGREISIALTQKSFPEYNLHPLDIRYITMTPYDETFKNVQVVFNKEDLTKTLGEILQNAGKTQIRIAETEKYPHVTFFFSGGREKEFDNEKRLLAPSPKVATYDLQPEMNAAGIRDAIIPELESGWPDFVCLNFANTDMVGHTGVFSAVVKAAETADACTKAVVEAGLANGYSFIILADHGNADYMINEDGTPNTAHTTNLVPCIIIDKDVKHVNDGKLGDVAPTILNILGVAIPPEMTGNVLV, encoded by the coding sequence GTGGAAAATAAAAAAAAACTCGCATTAATTATTCTTGATGGCTGGGGTTATGGCCGTAACGACCAGTCGAACGCGATACTTGCAGCCGACACACCATTTGTGGATGGGCTACTGCAACAATATCCAAACTCAAAATTAGAAGCCTCCGGAACAGCGGTAGGATTACCTGCCGGGCAAATGGGCAACTCAGAAGTTGGGCACATGAACCTGGGTGCCGGGCGTGTGGTTTACCAGGAGCTGGGTCGCATTCACAAAGCAGTTGATGATAATGAACTGCCAACCATCTCAGTATTGAAAGATGCCTTTGAATATGCCAACCAAAAAAACAAGAATGTGCATCTTATTGGCCTCGTGTCTGACGGTGGCGTACATTCACATATCAGGCATGTAAAAGGATTATGTGATGCCGCGAAGCAGCAAGATGTGAAAAATGTTTTTATCCACGCCTTTTTAGATGGGCGCGATACTGACCCTAAATCGGGGCTGGGCTTTATTACCGATCTGGAAGATCATATAGCGGGAACAAATGCGAAAATAGCATCGGCCATTGGCCGTTATTACGCCATGGACCGTGATAACCGCTGGGAAAGAGTTAAGCTGGCCTATGACCTGATGGTTAACGGACAAGGTGAAGCTGCACAACATATAACTGATGCCATTAAAAAATCATACGATGAAGGGGTTACAGATGAATTTGTAAAACCAATAGTAAAGGTTGATATAAATGGCAACCCACTGGCTGTTATTAAAGATGGCGATGTGGTGATCTGCTTTAATTTCCGTACCGACAGGGGCCGCGAAATCAGTATTGCCCTTACGCAAAAATCATTTCCTGAATACAACCTGCACCCGCTTGATATTCGTTACATCACGATGACCCCATATGATGAAACGTTTAAAAATGTACAGGTAGTATTTAATAAGGAAGACCTGACCAAAACACTTGGCGAGATTTTGCAGAATGCCGGCAAAACCCAGATCAGGATTGCCGAAACCGAAAAATACCCGCACGTAACCTTCTTCTTTTCGGGAGGCCGCGAAAAAGAATTTGATAACGAAAAGCGCCTGCTGGCGCCATCGCCCAAGGTAGCCACCTATGATTTGCAGCCCGAAATGAACGCGGCTGGCATACGCGATGCCATCATTCCCGAGCTGGAAAGCGGCTGGCCTGATTTTGTTTGTCTTAACTTTGCCAATACCGATATGGTTGGCCATACAGGTGTGTTCAGCGCGGTTGTAAAAGCTGCCGAAACTGCCGATGCCTGCACAAAAGCTGTTGTTGAAGCCGGCTTGGCCAATGGCTATTCCTTTATTATTCTTGCCGACCACGGCAATGCCGATTACATGATTAATGAAGACGGCACACCTAATACAGCGCATACCACTAACCTGGTTCCATGTATCATTATTGACAAAGACGTTAAACACGTTAACGATGGCAAGCTGGGCGATGTAGCACCAACTATATTAAACATACTGGGTGTAGCAATTCCCCCGGAAATGACTGGTAATGTATTGGTGTAA